Proteins encoded within one genomic window of Triticum aestivum cultivar Chinese Spring chromosome 2D, IWGSC CS RefSeq v2.1, whole genome shotgun sequence:
- the LOC123055464 gene encoding uncharacterized protein, whose protein sequence is MVGGPIDFWNAWAVQSLVLTSLTLQVALVLLAGIRRRGTSWRTFRFMLWLAYQLADATAIYALGHLSFDGATPREHRLVAFWAPFLLLHLGGPDNITAYSLEDNMLWLRHLLNLGLQVLGASYVLYKHYIGTQDMLLLAAILMFVVGVVKYGERTWALRCGNMDIIRGSLKKKPPPRCDLLYLEYELPQGGCKGSVDEEEFLMRHAHSLFQFCKRAIVESSEDRDKNNPEIKVLEHLTHEQLYVVMELELSLLYDILYTKAGVVHTSFGYCVCIASPAATAVALLFFQFSGKDGNSRVDVAITYILLGGALLLEIRSLLSALGSSWTLPFLCATRWNFLKHAFLCRGGWDRLRRWIVSLHRLIKVMRVSGCLRPARRWSGTVGQYNMLHLCSRPSKRNSPLPGRFAMMLGFEEWWNREHHSQTARISEYLKKELRLYILELVSKGQVSTQGIVRKKWGEYAIQTKCTNLYKKLKDNLLLLGVEFQEGIIIWHIATDLYLLDDKHTGIETMEGQAMYESVRVLSNYMMFLLVERPYMLPGLAQSRLYRRTCENLVKIWGQEGQTHQAPSWGDMFRLRDGPNSRSSLQRRKKLADMVQDKKPKPGPETPRLSYAIVVAQELVSNDENLDGEYSSLRVLLFVWMDFLVHAANRCSRESHAKKLSSGGEFTTVLWLLIEHLHQLVEPNPPPPSAEDGDETKGTERAAVDKYL, encoded by the coding sequence ATGGTTGGAGGGCCTATAGACTTCTGGAATGCGTGGGCGGTTCAGAGCCTGGTGCTGACGAGCCTAACTCTGCAGGTTGCCCTCGTCCTGTTAGCGGGGATCCGGCGGCGTGGCACATCCTGGCGTACGTTCAGGTTCATGCTCTGGCTGGCGTACCAGCTCGCCGACGCCACCGCGATATATGCTCTCGGCCACCTCTCATTCGACGGCGCCACACCCCGCGAGCATCGCCTGGTTGCGTTCTGGGCGCCATTTCTCTTGCTGCACCTTGGCGGCCCGGATAACATCACCGCCTACTCGCTCGAAGACAACATGTTGTGGCTGCGACACCTACTTAATCTCGGTTTGCAGGTGCTGGGAGCTTCCTACGTCCTCTACAAGCATTACATCGGCACTCAAGACATGCTCCTTCTCGCCGCCATCTTGATGTTCGTCGTCGGTGTTGTCAAATATGGCGAGAGGACGTGGGCGCTCAGGTGCGGCAACATGGACATCATCCGGGGCTCCCTCAAGAAGAAACCACCTCCCAGATGTGACCTTCTTTACCTTGAGTATGAGCTCCCACAAGGTGGATGCAAGGGTAGTGTCGATGAAGAAGAATTCCTCATGCGGCATGCTCATTCCCTGTTTCAGTTCTGCAAGCGCGCAATAGTTGAATCGTCAGAGGACAGGGACAAAAACAACCCTGAAATCAAAGTTCTTGAGCACCTCACACATGAACAGTTGTATGTGGTGATGGAGTTGGAGCTGTCACTGCTCTACGACATCCTGTACACAAAGGCAGGCGTGGTGCATACCTCATTTGGTTACTGTGTCTGTATCGCCTCACCAGCCGCTACTGCAGTAGCGCTGTTGTTCTTCCAGTTCAGTGGCAAAGATGGTAACAGCAGAGTCGATGTTGCTATCACCTACATCTTACTGGGTGGTGCATTACTCCTGGAGATAAGATCCCTGCTGAGTGCACTTGGGTCTAGTTGGACACTCCCCTTCCTGTGTGCCACAAGATGGAATTTTCTGAAACATGCATTTCTCTGCAGGGGGGGATGGGATCGGCTTCGCCGTTGGATAGTATCTCTTCACCGGCTCATAAAGGTCATGAGAGTTAGTGGGTGCTTGAGGCCGGCAAGGAGGTGGTCAGGTACTGTGGGGCAATATAACATGTTGCATTTGTGCAGCCGTCCCAGCAAAAGGAACAGTCCTCTGCCCGGTAGATTTGCCATGATGCTGGGATTCGAGGAGTGGTGGAACAGGGAGCATCACTCACAGACCGCCAGGATTTCAGAGTACCTGAAGAAGGAATTGAGGCTTTACATTCTTGAATTAGTCAGTAAGGGCCAGGTGAGCACCCAAGGCATTGTGAGGAAAAAATGGGGTGAGTATGCAATCCAGACGAAATGTACGAATCTGTACAAAAAGCTGAAAGACAACCTACTACTACTAGGCGTTGAGTTCCAAGAGGGCATCATTATCTGGCACATCGCCACCGACCTCTACCTCCTCGACGACAAGCACACTGGGATTGAAACCATGGAAGGCCAAGCAATGTATGAGTCGGTGAGGGTGTTGTCCAACTACATGATGTTCCTCCTGGTGGAACGTCCCTACATGTTACCAGGCCTTGCTCAGAGCAGATTGTACCGGCGGACCTGTGAGAATCTAGTCAAAATATGGGGCCAAGAAGGCCAAACGCACCAAGCCCCCAGCTGGGGCGACATGTTCCGCCTTCGTGATGGCCCCAATTCCCGCTCTAGTCTCCAACGGAGAAAGAAGCTTGCCGACATGGTACAAGACAAGAAACCAAAACCCGGCCCTGAAACCCCCCGTCTCAGTTACGCAATCGTAGTAGCCCAAGAACTGGTCAGTAACGACGAGAACCTAGACGGTGAGTACAGCTCATTGCGGGTGCTCCTCTTCGTGTGGATGGATTTCCTGGTCCACGCGGCAAACAGGTGCAGCAGGGAGTCCCACGCCAAGAAGCTTAGCAGTGGAGGTGAGTTCACAACCGTCCTCTGGCTTCTCATCGAGCACCTCCACCAACTAGTCGAGCCTAATCCACCGCCACCGTCAGCGGAGGACGGGGATGAAACTAAGGGCACCGAGCGCGCAGCCGTGGACAAATACTTGTAA